The genome window tttgcaaaaacaaagAACTTGAGCAGAATTTAAATATAGTTAAGCAAAAGGAACTCAGATCCATATAGTTCTTTATTACATGGGATTAAAAACAGGATGCTTAGTTTACTCCGAGTGGCTTACTGCGTTAATTGAGGAATCAAAAAGGATTGTTTGACTTAAGCTCCTAATGAAGCCAGAATGTAAGAATGCCTGAATTAAAGAGAATTCCTTGTCATCACCATGGTGAGCAGCCGAGGCATTCCTAGGAATCCACAACAGTTGAGTGAAAAAGCCCAGCCTCGGGCTGCGAAATAGGCAGCTGGCCTGGTTGATCGGCTCAAAGAGTGAGGAATAAAGCGATGCAGTCGGAAAGTGGAGCATATTTACCAAGCCGACCGGCCGCCTGTCGATGGTGGAAGATGTGCGAATGGGCCAGGGACGACGGGTCTCGAGCCTGCGGTAATCCGTTTTGGAAGCCAGCAAACGGGCACTTGGCTCGCAATTGGCGACTGCTTAGGCGAACTGCCAAGCAGCTGTCGGCAGCTGTGGACATCCCATTCAAGTGGCTTTCCTTTTCTTCTCCTTTTTGCAGGACGAGGGATGGAAGCTGAACCGCACCAACTACTACCAGGAGGGATGGCTGGCCACGGGCAATGTGCGCGGCATTGTGGGCGTGACCTTTACCACCTCACATTGCCGCAAGAACATGGACTATCCGTTGAGGACCAACTACAACCTGCGCGGGCATAGATCGGATGTAAGTTGTGTAGCCAAAATGCGGAGAGTTAAAGTAGCTAAAATATTTGGCCAACAGGTTATCCTGGTCAAGTGGAATGAGCCGTATCAAAAACTAGCCTCCTGCGATAGTTCGGGCATCATCTTTGTGTGGATCAAGTACGAGGGTCGCTGGTCCATCGAGCTGATCAACGATCGGAACACACCGGTGACCCACTTCTCCTGGTCACACGATGGCCGCATGGCGCTTATCTGCTACCAGGATGGCTTCGTTCTGGTAGGATCCGTGGCTGGGCAGCGATATTGGTCCTCCATGCTCAATCTGGAGTCCACCATTACCTGCGGCATTTGGACGCCCGACGACCAGCAGGTGTACTTCGGCACCACCCAGGGTCAGGTTATCGTGATGGATGTTCACGGAGCGATGGTGTCGCAGGTTCAGCTGTCCAACGATGTGCCCATCACCTCGATGGCCTGGTCCTGCGAGAAGTTCAAGATGGAGGAGGGCGAGGAGGCGGAGCCCGGTGTAACCAATGCGGGTGAGTGACCAAAATGGAAGATGTTAAACCTTGTAATCAcgcattatattcatttcccaTAGCCAAGCGCTCCTTTGTCCTGGCAGTAAGCTTCCAGAATGGATATATCTACTTGCTTAAGTCGTTTGACGACGTCTCACCCGCACATATCAACACATGCCTTAACGGCGCCCTCGGCATGGTCATGGAGTGGAGCAACTCCCGCGAGCTGCTCGCCGTCGCGGGAACCCTGCGAACCGGAGTCGATGGAACGAAGACAGAGGACATGGGCACGCCCAGTTGTTACACGAATCTGGTCAAGTTCTACACGGAAACGGGCACATGTCTGTATCAGGCTCATATTCCCTGCAGCACCGCCACCGTTTCGGCCATCACCTGGGGTCACAACGACAAGCGACTGTTCATCGCCACGGGGACACAGGTTCACATCGCCTGGGTCTCCAGACGGGTGGCCTCCCTGCAGCTGCTGTGCCGCCTGGAGATTCAGGCGAGCGTCGGATCCGAGTcgctgctgcccctgctgccgtTGCCTTCTAGGATTAAGTCTCTCATTGGCAATCTGTTTGCTCAAACGATAAGAGTAAGTTAAGTTTAAAACGCATTATTATGtttaactaattaaattaacatttaTATAGTGCTGTGTACCTGACCTCAAGTCGCTGCGTGATTTTGTTTCGCGACCACCGCTCTGCTCCACCCGGCTGCACTGCACCATGATCCGGCACGATGACGACTCCAATCTGAGCTCCGGCACATGCTATACGCTGTATCTGGAGTATCTCGGCGGCTTGGTGCCGCTGCTCAAGGGCAAGCGCACCTCCAAGATTCGTCCTGAGTTTGTCATCTTTGATCCCCAAGTTAATGGTAGGTATTAAACTAACTAAAGATAGACAAGGTtgattattaatattttccttCTGCAGATTCCCCCTTGTACTTTCAATACTCCGCCGAGGCCAAGAGCTCCTCGGGCTCCAGCCAGTCCACCACCACGGGGAACAGTGGGCGCACCGACTCATCAGACAGTGACTTCGAGGAGAGATCACGGTTTGGCTCCCCACGCACTCCTCGCAAGAAGCGAGTACGTCCAAAGAGACGAAATCAGGCGGGCGATCGGCTAAGCGCTTCTGGTGGCGGGGTAAGCAACGATCCCGATAGCCTGGATGAACTGGCCTATGTGGACACACTGCCGGAGGTAGGTGCCAATCACTGCCAGAGAAGACCCACGCCATCACTGATTCTTTTCGTTTTCTCAAGCAGGAAGTCAAGCTGGTCGAGGTGACCTCCAACATTTGGGGAACCAAGTTCAAGATCCATGGACTTGCCAAAACCGTCCCAGCCAATTTAGGCCAAGTAACTTATAAGACGTCCCTACTGCATTTGCAGCCGCGTCAAATGACGCTGGTCATCACCGAGCTGCGCGACGATTTTCCACCTGGTCCCGATCCCAGCTTTAATCCGAACATATTCTctgaggacgaggacgagcaTCACCAGCACCAGGGAATACATCACGATGCAGTGCCGCAGGTTAATGTGATCACCACTCAGGATGGGGCTTCCTTAAAGCCGCCGATAATACCGCAACGTCGCCTCACCGATGGAGCATCTGCACCATTGATAGCGCCCATGTCACCACGTCCAAATCGAATCCTGGCGCGACACAAGAACTCTTTGACTGTGAACGGAGAACGAGGATCTGGCTCGTCGGCGGGCTTGAGTCCATTAGCGCGAGCGGAGAGCTACGATGATGATTCATCCAATGAATCCCAGGAGGCAGGAGCTGCAGGCAGCCAGTCAACCACTGTGCTTCTGCACCAGGCTCCATCGAATGGCTCGGGTCCTGGACCCAGCTGTAGTAAGAGCATAACGCGTCCGAAGACGATCAGCAGCTTTAAAAACAGCTACAGCCGCTCCAGCTCGAATTCCAGCTGCCAGTCGCGTCATGCCATCTCGCCACTGTACTGCGATGGAGCAGTGCCCACGCTGCAGAGTCCCAAGAATGCAGTGGCTCCCTCGGACATCATCTTCGAGCGTCCAGCAGTGCCCGCTGCTGGCCAGACCACCCTGATGTCGTACTCGAGCAATGCGGACTATGCCAATAATGTGGTTCAGGTGAAGAATGCTCTGATGTCGGAGCCAGTGCGCTCGGCCAACAGCCATGTGAATCCCGTGCCGCTGAACCTCAATCTAAATCTGGAGCGAATGGATGCACGGGTTAAGTGCACAGCGCCAACCACATCCTCGACGGCCAAGCGACGGGAAATGTTGTATATCGATGAGGAGACGCAATCGCCAACGCCCACGCCAAGTAGCAGCAGCATGAAGCGAACGCCAACGGTGGTTTCAATAGCTCCCGCTTTGCCCGATTCCATCACACGCAGCTGCAGTGTGGGATATCTGGATTCGGTTGCCATCACGCCATCCGACGAAGCGCTGTCCGCTCTGCGTAAGGATGCGCCAAACAAGAGGCTGATACTGGTGGACAAGAAGAGGAATCGCCGGAAAAGGCAACAGCAGGAGGATGCCCGGCGGCACAAGCTGCAGCAAACTGGGAAGTCCAAGAGCCTGGACTCCTGCGACCTGTTGTCCCTACAGACTAAGCTGTCCAGCAAGGAGCACGAGCAGGTGGTGCGCAAGCTGCAGGAGATATCCGATAGCAGCGCCTGCAGCAGTGCGGCCAACACATTGTGCTTCAAGTGTCGCAACAACATGAGCCCCAACAGTGCCTGCAAACGGTGTCAGCCCTCGGCGAGCTCCGTCCTCGATGAGATTACAGCCGTGGTGCCCGCTGTGGAGCCGGCCAAGGAGTCTCCTGCGGTGCAGGCCAAGCCAGCGCCCAAGAAACGCTTTGATGTTATCACTAGCTTCACCGACTCGCCACTTTTTACGAGGAAACATCGATTTGGAATCGGCCGCAGTAAGGAAACGGCGGGCACTGAAAACTCCACTCCACTGCTGGGCAGAAAGCAGGACAATGGCTTCAGCTTTGTGAAGCAGCTGTCAGAGGTGCGTTGGAGGCGCAAGGAACAGCCAGCCCAGGCGCAAGTTAACGGTTCTAGCAATGCCAGTACTTTAGAGCGGCAACACCAGCCGGAGATCACGGGAGCAGCTTGTGGCACAGTGGAAGCCACACCAGTGGAGGCCAAAGCTTCGGTTTCTCTGCATACTCAGGTGAGTGAATTGTGTTCGTAAAGATGAACTTTAGTAACCCATATTTGATACGCTAGGCTCTCACCACTTTGGAGAACATAATAAGCCGTCTTCGAGATCTGGACGAGGGTCGTCTGACGCCTCCTTCAACCCCACAGCGACTGCCTCGAAGTTCTCCAGCGTCTCCGGCAGCCAGCAAAAAGAACAAAAGGCAGCAGAGCAACTCTCCCATTCGCCACATATTGAACTCACCGCTTTTGAATCGGCGTCAGCGCAAAAAACAGAGTATTATCGAGAGCTCCGATGATGAGGGTAACCAGACCAATGGGTCCGGTGAGGAGAGCAACAACGCGGGCAATGGCAAGCAGTATCGCGACCTGGAGACCTTCCAAAAGGCTCAACTGCGTCAGAAGGTAGGCTGATCAATCAATATACTCATATTGTTTTGATGGACAACTCTTTATCCACAGCTAAAGCGCGGCAAGATTGAGCCGAATGGCAGTGCAAGTTGTGCCAATCCGGCGCCAGTGCGTCGTGAATTTGTGATGCACAACAAGGCGCCCATGTGGAATGAGATGAGCCAGGTGTACCAGCTGGACTTTGGCGGTCGCGTTACCCAGGAGTCGGCCAAGAACTTCCAAATCGAGTTTCGTGGCAAGCAGGTGAGCTCACCATCGCGGGCAATCTGCAGGAGCACACAAATAACATTTGAATCCACAGGTCATGCAATTCGGTCGCATTGATGGTAATGCCTACACCCTGGATTTCCAGTATCCATTCTCCGCCCTCCAGGCCTTCGCCGTGGCTCTGGCCAATGTGACACAGCGACTTAAGTAATCGGGTATTGAGGGATCAGatatcgcatcgcatcgcactGCATCTTTAAAACGTCGCCAGCTGAATGCAGCAATTGCTTTTTGGCCTACGctatactatatatttttataccaGACACGGTGGGATGGACGGATGGTTAGCGAAAATTGCTTCTTCATTtgtatatattgtatatgtGTATTGTGGTCTTTAGGTTTCCGAACACCGTACTTTAGTGATTATGTATGTGAACACGTACCACCATTTGATTGAAGGTTTTGCCATGTGCTGCACATTGAAACACGAGTGCGCACATGGGTGTGCAAACTCACAGTCCGATCCATTTTTGTGCAATATTTGTATGACAAATTTTTTGGATTAAGTGTAGCCGAGTGTAAATGTTAGGCGTAGTACGACGATGTACGATGTATTTTAAATCAAACTACTATAACACGATTAACGATCAGTCGGTTTTTAACACTAGTTTGTACAAGAGCAGCCTTTTTTGCATAGAGCTTCGTTTCTCGCTTTACTCGATTTAAGTGCAATAACTCCTTTTGTTAACTCCTAGAACTAAGACATATTGGCGAGACCGGCAAACCGCTTGGCCCATCGCACTTGATAACAGAAATTCATTGTAAGTAAGAGGACAAGTCCGATTACTCAACGctagcatattttttataagtgtAAACTAATTGTGAATGTTGAATCGATCGACGGCAAGGAATACAGAACTTTGTGCTTTTCCTCTCAACTCTTTTTTGTAGTTAGGCTTAATTTCAAGGAAAATTCGTTATTGTAATTGTTGTGAATATTGAAATAAGCGCGAGTCGTAAGCGATTTAGGCGGTCAACTACATAAAtcattaaataaatgtattttacgTGAATAAAGGCTTTCGTTTTATAAATAACAACAAAGTATTGCAACTAACCAGAAGAACAGAAGTTTTGTATATATCAGCCAACTACATATGTCATgtcttttgcttttgtttttcgatCTCGATTTCGGCCTTTTCCCAATCTGAAATGGTTTTCTCCTTGATGCTCCACGAATCGGTTTTGGGGCCCTTTATTTCagctaaaatatatataataaattataataaagaGCTCCTAGAAATGAAGACGAACACTACTCACAGTTCTTGAAACGCTTCACGCCCTCCTGCATATCTGTTATCATGGCTGAGGTAACATTCATGATCTCATTGTAACTGGCCACATGGAATCCTGGTTTGTTGTAGGCATTGGCATTTTCGAGCACAGCATTCCTATCGTGCATTAGGGAAGCCATGGGGAATTTGGCTATGGAAAAGGCCAGATTAACAGCCTGGCCCAAAGCGGTGCCCGTGGCCACAACGCGATTCACTAAACCCATTCGCCGGGCCTCCTTGGAGTAGATGCGCCTTCCTGTTGCTATGATCTCCAAGGCATTGGAATAACCCACTGCAGCGGCCAGACGCACAGTTCCACCATCGCTCAGGGGAACTCCAAGGCGACGGTTGAAGAATCCCAGCACTGCAGTGTCCTCCATCACCCGGAGATCGCACATTAGAGCCAGTTCCAATCCACCGGCCACACAGAAACCGCTGATGCCGCAAACAAGTGGCTTGCGGAGATGCCGCCTAGTTGGACCGACGGAGCCCTCGTGACGCAACAGAAAGTTGAGGCTGCCGCGTTGCGCCTCCGCCTCCAACTCCTCCAGATCATAGCCAGCACAAAAGGAGCCACCTATGCCGTAGAGCACACCCACTGGAGAAGTATCATCCGTCTCAAATTGGCTGATGGCTTCGGTCAGCTGCTCCGCGGTGTTGGCATCTATCGAATTGCGCTGCTGCTCGCGATTTAATCCAATAAGTGTTATGTGCGAGTCCTTCTCCACCAGAACTGTGCGGGCAGGGGCCCCCTCTTGAGATTCGCTTTCCGCATTTCTTACAGCAGCCAAAGAAATGCGTCTGCAGCCCGAACAAGTTTGGTTTACACTATGTACACTATGTAAAAGGTTATAAACAAATCTGCTCATTACGCCGCTCGAAACAACAACCGTGGACATAGGCAGCATGGGCGTAGTCAGCAGCAATTACAAGGTATAAAACTTGCATGAGATCAAACGATcattttttaattagcatgtaattatttaagttttctattcaaaataaatattaatgaataattttgtttacaatatataaatattgatTGATCCCCCTTTCCAACAGCCATGCCCATAAGTATTGTATAGTGCCAAGTTTGCCTTAGCCCTGCAACTTTTGCAACACTGCTTGTCAGTTTCGAGAGAGCGGAGCTGGACTACCCGCTCTCTTTTTTCCCGCCAAGTCTAGTTTATTTTTTAGTGCCAATTGTAAAAATAAGTTGGAAATAGTtttggaaatttaaaaaaaaaagaaacgactTTATAGTGGTTGATATACTCATTTAATTTAGTTATTGATACTATACATTAAAGGTACTTTCTTACATATTCCGTCAGCTATTTTCTGGCCATAAGCTGGCAGCACTGTCAacggagagagagagagagcgtcGCTGCGCTGTCAAGAAGgtgggtgtgtgtttgtgtggagtggaaacaaaaaggaaaaacacgAAAATTAGTCGGGAGCGCTGCGTTTTGTCCCTCAAACAGATATTTATAAGTAAAAGCCGCAGCGAAATAGTGCgaatcaattatttaaatgcacCGCATGAGCCAGCGCCTCGAACGCATATCGGCAGCAGGAAAACGCACAGTGATATAAGCAAAGTACAAAACAGTCGCCGCCTGCCGACAGACAAAGAAAAAGGATAGGAGGTGGTGAAAACGGTAAAATAATATTGTATTCCCATTCGATATTGTGCCACAACAAAAGATTTTCATTGCTACCGCACCCGCCCCCGCGGCCACGCCCAGCCCCGTTGCATGTGGCGCAATATGTGCCGCCTCTGTGTGTTAAACTTTAATTGAATCGGTTATGAGAACTTAATTGTGTCTATTTTCGGGCGGttcattttcccattttttgtttcttttttttcgatGCGGTGCGTCTGCCGGTGGCTTCCGCGTCACCACAACACTCGGGCGGCCCCGCCCACCGCCGAAGGGGCGCCACTGGAGGGGCGGTCGCCATTTGGTCCGCTGCTCCCATTtatgctttttgtttttccccgTCTGTGTCGCCCATCATGAtctatttttgaaaattttatttgcgAAAACAAAGTGCCACCGTAACCGAAATGAGACCCTCGTTCGTTTTATTAGGCTTTATGGACCTCCGCCGCTGCGGTTGCTTTCTTTTTGCGGCCGGGACACACCTTTCGAGAGCCCTACCTTTGATCATCCCAGAGATATACCGTAGACCTTCGCCATTATACTCCGTACAGTAGTACCTCTATATCTTGGACATTCCCACTTTACGATGTAGCTTACTCCAATAAGTAGAACTTCCATTAATATAAATAGTTTGCGACTCAGAAAGCGAGTATGACTACTGAGTCTCAAATATGCATACAGTAAAAACGTAATTCAAATTATCTAGCTattcaaattttaaattttcattcaatTCCATTCAAGCAATTGCTTATCTTATACATATGTAGTTGCGCGCCAAAAATGATGTggtatttaatttatttataaaaaccTAATAAAACGAATGGGATAATTTAGTGTGTCATATATTTATACAGCATTTGTTTctattttaaagaatttttattaaGGAAGTACGACTGTAAAATAATTTGCGGTCAGTTGGCTCTGGCGGGTTTATTGCCTCGACTAGaacttaattaattgaattaagcTGGCGAAGACATTCATCTTCCATCTTATTTTGCCCACAGCACACAGACAGTACACAGCTATCGGCACAGGCACACTCAGCACTCACGATGTCAACCGGAAGGCCCATAAAGTGTGTAGTCGTTGGTGACGGCACCGTCGGAAAGACCTGCATGCTAATCTCCTACACGACAGACTGCTTTCCCGGCGAATATGTGCCCACAGTGTAAGTTTGTGCCTCGATAGCCGCAAACCGCAGATCGATATCTAACTTTAACTATGATATCGTTCACAGCTTCGACAACTACTCGGCGCCCATGCAAGTGGACACAATACAGGTCTCGCTGGGACTGTGGGATACGGCGGGTCAGGAGGACTACGACCGCCTGAGACCGCTATCCTACCCGCAGACAGACGTTTTCCTGATATGCTACAGCGTGGCGAGTCCCTCGTCCTTTGAGAATGTCACCTCGAAATGGTATCCGGAGATAAAGCACCACTGCCCCGATGCGCCCATCATTCTAGTTGGTAAGTTGCCAAGCGACGTGAAACTGCAGTCTGAAAACGAGAATCATACATATATCTTGGGGCGTATTCCAGGCACCAAAATCGATTTGCGCGAAGATCGAGAGACACTCAGCGGCCTGGCAGAGCAGGGACTGACGCCGCTGAA of Drosophila mauritiana strain mau12 chromosome 3R, ASM438214v1, whole genome shotgun sequence contains these proteins:
- the LOC117143059 gene encoding tubby-related protein 4 isoform X3, which translates into the protein MHLHFERNINTKCDCTILSLSWMGKVPDDIPEDEGWKLNRTNYYQEGWLATGNVRGIVGVTFTTSHCRKNMDYPLRTNYNLRGHRSDVILVKWNEPYQKLASCDSSGIIFVWIKYEGRWSIELINDRNTPVTHFSWSHDGRMALICYQDGFVLVGSVAGQRYWSSMLNLESTITCGIWTPDDQQVYFGTTQGQVIVMDVHGAMVSQVQLSNDVPITSMAWSCEKFKMEEGEEAEPGVTNAAKRSFVLAVSFQNGYIYLLKSFDDVSPAHINTCLNGALGMVMEWSNSRELLAVAGTLRTGVDGTKTEDMGTPSCYTNLVKFYTETGTCLYQAHIPCSTATVSAITWGHNDKRLFIATGTQVHIAWVSRRVASLQLLCRLEIQASVGSESLLPLLPLPSRIKSLIGNLFAQTIRCCVPDLKSLRDFVSRPPLCSTRLHCTMIRHDDDSNLSSGTCYTLYLEYLGGLVPLLKGKRTSKIRPEFVIFDPQVNDSPLYFQYSAEAKSSSGSSQSTTTGNSGRTDSSDSDFEERSRFGSPRTPRKKRVRPKRRNQAGDRLSASGGGVSNDPDSLDELAYVDTLPEQEVKLVEVTSNIWGTKFKIHGLAKTVPANLGQVTYKTSLLHLQPRQMTLVITELRDDFPPGPDPSFNPNIFSEDEDEHHQHQGIHHDAVPQVNVITTQDGASLKPPIIPQRRLTDGASAPLIAPMSPRPNRILARHKNSLTVNGERGSGSSAGLSPLARAESYDDDSSNESQEAGAAGSQSTTVLLHQAPSNGSGPGPSCSKSITRPKTISSFKNSYSRSSSNSSCQSRHAISPLYCDGAVPTLQSPKNAVAPSDIIFERPAVPAAGQTTLMSYSSNADYANNVVQVKNALMSEPVRSANSHVNPVPLNLNLNLERMDARVKCTAPTTSSTAKRREMLYIDEETQSPTPTPSSSSMKRTPTVVSIAPALPDSITRSCSVGYLDSVAITPSDEALSALRKDAPNKRLILVDKKRNRRKRQQQEDARRHKLQQTGKSKSLDSCDLLSLQTKLSSKEHEQVVRKLQEISDSSACSSAANTLCFKCRNNMSPNSACKRCQPSASSVLDEITAVVPAVEPAKESPAVQAKPAPKKRFDVITSFTDSPLFTRKHRFGIGRSKETAGTENSTPLLGRKQDNGFSFVKQLSEVRWRRKEQPAQAQVNGSSNASTLERQHQPEITGAACGTVEATPVEAKASVSLHTQALTTLENIISRLRDLDEGRLTPPSTPQRLPRSSPASPAASKKNKRQQSNSPIRHILNSPLLNRRQRKKQSIIESSDDEGNQTNGSGEESNNAGNGKQYRDLETFQKAQLRQKRGKIEPNGSASCANPAPVRREFVMHNKAPMWNEMSQVYQLDFGGRVTQESAKNFQIEFRGKQVMQFGRIDGNAYTLDFQYPFSALQAFAVALANVTQRLK
- the LOC117143059 gene encoding tubby-related protein 4 isoform X4, with translation MHLHFERNINTKCDCTILSLSWMGKVPDDIPEDEGWKLNRTNYYQEGWLATGNVRGIVGVTFTTSHCRKNMDYPLRTNYNLRGHRSDVILVKWNEPYQKLASCDSSGIIFVWIKYEGRWSIELINDRNTPVTHFSWSHDGRMALICYQDGFVLVGSVAGQRYWSSMLNLESTITCGIWTPDDQQVYFGTTQGQVIVMDVHGAMVSQVQLSNDVPITSMAWSCEKFKMEEGEEAEPGVTNAAKRSFVLAVSFQNGYIYLLKSFDDVSPAHINTCLNGALGMVMEWSNSRELLAVAGTLRTGVDGTKTEDMGTPSCYTNLVKFYTETGTCLYQAHIPCSTATVSAITWGHNDKRLFIATGTQVHIAWVSRRVASLQLLCRLEIQASVGSESLLPLLPLPSRIKSLIGNLFAQTIRCCVPDLKSLRDFVSRPPLCSTRLHCTMIRHDDDSNLSSGTCYTLYLEYLGGLVPLLKGKRTSKIRPEFVIFDPQVNDSPLYFQYSAEAKSSSGSSQSTTTGNSGRTDSSDSDFEERSRFGSPRTPRKKRVRPKRRNQAGDRLSASGGGVSNDPDSLDELAYVDTLPEEVKLVEVTSNIWGTKFKIHGLAKTVPANLGQVTYKTSLLHLQPRQMTLVITELRDDFPPGPDPSFNPNIFSEDEDEHHQHQGIHHDAVPQVNVITTQDGASLKPPIIPQRRLTDGASAPLIAPMSPRPNRILARHKNSLTVNGERGSGSSAGLSPLARAESYDDDSSNESQEAGAAGSQSTTVLLHQAPSNGSGPGPSCSKSITRPKTISSFKNSYSRSSSNSSCQSRHAISPLYCDGAVPTLQSPKNAVAPSDIIFERPAVPAAGQTTLMSYSSNADYANNVVQVKNALMSEPVRSANSHVNPVPLNLNLNLERMDARVKCTAPTTSSTAKRREMLYIDEETQSPTPTPSSSSMKRTPTVVSIAPALPDSITRSCSVGYLDSVAITPSDEALSALRKDAPNKRLILVDKKRNRRKRQQQEDARRHKLQQTGKSKSLDSCDLLSLQTKLSSKEHEQVVRKLQEISDSSACSSAANTLCFKCRNNMSPNSACKRCQPSASSVLDEITAVVPAVEPAKESPAVQAKPAPKKRFDVITSFTDSPLFTRKHRFGIGRSKETAGTENSTPLLGRKQDNGFSFVKQLSEVRWRRKEQPAQAQVNGSSNASTLERQHQPEITGAACGTVEATPVEAKASVSLHTQALTTLENIISRLRDLDEGRLTPPSTPQRLPRSSPASPAASKKNKRQQSNSPIRHILNSPLLNRRQRKKQSIIESSDDEGNQTNGSGEESNNAGNGKQYRDLETFQKAQLRQKRGKIEPNGSASCANPAPVRREFVMHNKAPMWNEMSQVYQLDFGGRVTQESAKNFQIEFRGKQVMQFGRIDGNAYTLDFQYPFSALQAFAVALANVTQRLK
- the LOC117143059 gene encoding tubby-related protein 4 isoform X2, with the translated sequence MHLHFERNINTKCDCTILSLSWMGKVPDDIPEDEGWKLNRTNYYQEGWLATGNVRGIVGVTFTTSHCRKNMDYPLRTNYNLRGHRSDVILVKWNEPYQKLASCDSSGIIFVWIKYEGRWSIELINDRNTPVTHFSWSHDGRMALICYQDGFVLVGSVAGQRYWSSMLNLESTITCGIWTPDDQQVYFGTTQGQVIVMDVHGAMVSQVQLSNDVPITSMAWSCEKFKMEEGEEAEPGVTNAAKRSFVLAVSFQNGYIYLLKSFDDVSPAHINTCLNGALGMVMEWSNSRELLAVAGTLRTGVDGTKTEDMGTPSCYTNLVKFYTETGTCLYQAHIPCSTATVSAITWGHNDKRLFIATGTQVHIAWVSRRVASLQLLCRLEIQASVGSESLLPLLPLPSRIKSLIGNLFAQTIRCCVPDLKSLRDFVSRPPLCSTRLHCTMIRHDDDSNLSSGTCYTLYLEYLGGLVPLLKGKRTSKIRPEFVIFDPQVNDSPLYFQYSAEAKSSSGSSQSTTTGNSGRTDSSDSDFEERSRFGSPRTPRKKRVRPKRRNQAGDRLSASGGGVSNDPDSLDELAYVDTLPEEVKLVEVTSNIWGTKFKIHGLAKTVPANLGQVTYKTSLLHLQPRQMTLVITELRDDFPPGPDPSFNPNIFSEDEDEHHQHQGIHHDAVPQVNVITTQDGASLKPPIIPQRRLTDGASAPLIAPMSPRPNRILARHKNSLTVNGERGSGSSAGLSPLARAESYDDDSSNESQEAGAAGSQSTTVLLHQAPSNGSGPGPSCSKSITRPKTISSFKNSYSRSSSNSSCQSRHAISPLYCDGAVPTLQSPKNAVAPSDIIFERPAVPAAGQTTLMSYSSNADYANNVVQVKNALMSEPVRSANSHVNPVPLNLNLNLERMDARVKCTAPTTSSTAKRREMLYIDEETQSPTPTPSSSSMKRTPTVVSIAPALPDSITRSCSVGYLDSVAITPSDEALSALRKDAPNKRLILVDKKRNRRKRQQQEDARRHKLQQTGKSKSLDSCDLLSLQTKLSSKEHEQVVRKLQEISDSSACSSAANTLCFKCRNNMSPNSACKRCQPSASSVLDEITAVVPAVEPAKESPAVQAKPAPKKRFDVITSFTDSPLFTRKHRFGIGRSKETAGTENSTPLLGRKQDNGFSFVKQLSEVRWRRKEQPAQAQVNGSSNASTLERQHQPEITGAACGTVEATPVEAKASVSLHTQALTTLENIISRLRDLDEGRLTPPSTPQRLPRSSPASPAASKKNKRQQSNSPIRHILNSPLLNRRQRKKQSIIESSDDEGNQTNGSGEESNNAGNGKQYRDLETFQKAQLRQKLKRGKIEPNGSASCANPAPVRREFVMHNKAPMWNEMSQVYQLDFGGRVTQESAKNFQIEFRGKQVMQFGRIDGNAYTLDFQYPFSALQAFAVALANVTQRLK
- the LOC117143059 gene encoding tubby-related protein 4 isoform X1 — its product is MHLHFERNINTKCDCTILSLSWMGKVPDDIPEDEGWKLNRTNYYQEGWLATGNVRGIVGVTFTTSHCRKNMDYPLRTNYNLRGHRSDVILVKWNEPYQKLASCDSSGIIFVWIKYEGRWSIELINDRNTPVTHFSWSHDGRMALICYQDGFVLVGSVAGQRYWSSMLNLESTITCGIWTPDDQQVYFGTTQGQVIVMDVHGAMVSQVQLSNDVPITSMAWSCEKFKMEEGEEAEPGVTNAAKRSFVLAVSFQNGYIYLLKSFDDVSPAHINTCLNGALGMVMEWSNSRELLAVAGTLRTGVDGTKTEDMGTPSCYTNLVKFYTETGTCLYQAHIPCSTATVSAITWGHNDKRLFIATGTQVHIAWVSRRVASLQLLCRLEIQASVGSESLLPLLPLPSRIKSLIGNLFAQTIRCCVPDLKSLRDFVSRPPLCSTRLHCTMIRHDDDSNLSSGTCYTLYLEYLGGLVPLLKGKRTSKIRPEFVIFDPQVNDSPLYFQYSAEAKSSSGSSQSTTTGNSGRTDSSDSDFEERSRFGSPRTPRKKRVRPKRRNQAGDRLSASGGGVSNDPDSLDELAYVDTLPEQEVKLVEVTSNIWGTKFKIHGLAKTVPANLGQVTYKTSLLHLQPRQMTLVITELRDDFPPGPDPSFNPNIFSEDEDEHHQHQGIHHDAVPQVNVITTQDGASLKPPIIPQRRLTDGASAPLIAPMSPRPNRILARHKNSLTVNGERGSGSSAGLSPLARAESYDDDSSNESQEAGAAGSQSTTVLLHQAPSNGSGPGPSCSKSITRPKTISSFKNSYSRSSSNSSCQSRHAISPLYCDGAVPTLQSPKNAVAPSDIIFERPAVPAAGQTTLMSYSSNADYANNVVQVKNALMSEPVRSANSHVNPVPLNLNLNLERMDARVKCTAPTTSSTAKRREMLYIDEETQSPTPTPSSSSMKRTPTVVSIAPALPDSITRSCSVGYLDSVAITPSDEALSALRKDAPNKRLILVDKKRNRRKRQQQEDARRHKLQQTGKSKSLDSCDLLSLQTKLSSKEHEQVVRKLQEISDSSACSSAANTLCFKCRNNMSPNSACKRCQPSASSVLDEITAVVPAVEPAKESPAVQAKPAPKKRFDVITSFTDSPLFTRKHRFGIGRSKETAGTENSTPLLGRKQDNGFSFVKQLSEVRWRRKEQPAQAQVNGSSNASTLERQHQPEITGAACGTVEATPVEAKASVSLHTQALTTLENIISRLRDLDEGRLTPPSTPQRLPRSSPASPAASKKNKRQQSNSPIRHILNSPLLNRRQRKKQSIIESSDDEGNQTNGSGEESNNAGNGKQYRDLETFQKAQLRQKLKRGKIEPNGSASCANPAPVRREFVMHNKAPMWNEMSQVYQLDFGGRVTQESAKNFQIEFRGKQVMQFGRIDGNAYTLDFQYPFSALQAFAVALANVTQRLK